The Helianthus annuus cultivar XRQ/B chromosome 11, HanXRQr2.0-SUNRISE, whole genome shotgun sequence region CTACAATGGCGGAGGTTGTGGTCAAGCTGGAGTCTATAATGtcacgagaaagagaaagagttCGTTCTGGTGTTGATGATGGAAGATTCATTAACAAGGTAAGATATATTTTCACAGGCAAAGCTGACTTGATGCAGACTCGTGCAAAGGGAAGCAAATCTGAAATCAGGGCTTGGTATACTCAGAAATCAACTGATCGAGTAACTAGAACTTTCACATATGGTGAATTTGTAAGGGTAAGAACTAAATGGGATTACCACAAGTTCTTCACGGAATCTGGTGTTGGCTTGGCTATGTACGTTAGGGAGAGGGATGTTGGAACTTCTGAGGTAATTTCAGATAGACACCTCTTTACAATTTAAGAAACGATCATCTTTGCTAGCATAATGAATGAATTTCAACATAATTGTTTGCATTTTGGCCTTTCAAATAGTGCAAGCATATTTAATTTACTGAATTTTGATATGCAGCTGGGTCTCAAACCTGAAGAACTTAATCATCCCAACCTTGTTAAACTCTTAGGATATTGGTTAGATGAGCAAGTACTGTCTTGTGTTTACGAGGAAATTCCTGGCGTGAGTTTAGATAAGCTTCCTTTTGGAGGCCGGTAAAAAAAATCGGCATAGTCTTCTTTATGTGTCCAAACATAGTTGACTCTATTTTTGGGTCATTATGTCATAGTCTTGTGCAAATATCGGTTGCCTTTGAGTCGTTCAGGCATAAAGTATATGCTCTAAATATGCAGAGCCAGGTACGGCTTCACTCTCTTAGGTTGCACGGCTGAAAATAGTAGGAGCAGCTCAGGGGCTTTCTTTCTTGCATATAAGAAGGGGCATCCAGCGTATAGCCAAATTAAGACCTCTTGTATAATGGTAGACGAGGTAAATAAGATTGTCGTTGACATGCTTAATTTATTTCAACTTAACATCAATTTTACATTCTTTATATACATATACCTCCCAGGATTACAATGCTCGACTATGGGATTTTGAGGTGGACAACTCATTTGTGGCTCTTGGTTCATACGCGTTCCAAATGGATGCACCTTATGTCGCGCCTGAGTGGTTTCGTTACCAAGCAGATGTGAAATTTGAGGGTACTATCATAGCACATCAATGCGAAGACGGTATTTTTTACTTTGAACCTGGTCATTTAGTTACAATCTCAAAACTAATGTTCATAGGTTACTCAATTCCTTATCAATCAATTAACTCGTTTCCTCTTTGCTAAAAGGTACTAAGCTAGTTGTGCACGCAACAATGGCTAACCAATGAATGACCACTTTGGCAGGTTTTGGAGTGAAGAGTGAGATCTATTCCTTTGGAGTGGTATTGCTTGAAATACTAACAGGAATGAAGGTGTATGATTATGACAGACCAGTAGGAAAGCAAAATTTGGTAAAATGGGCTACTCCATTGCTAGCACATGAGGTAAATTTGGAAATGATTCTGGACCCGCAGCTTCAGGATAATAATCATCCTCTAAAGGGAGCATTCATGTTGGCTGAACTTGTTTCAAAATGTCTACAACCAACACAAGATGAACGCCGTCAATGAAAAATATTTTGCAGGTTTTGAAAGAGTGTTATATAGAACAGTTTGACTCCTAAAAGACAAACAAAATagatatttatttatgtatttGGTTGTAACTTTTTTGTATGATAACTTTCTTATATAAAACCAATCATTTTGACTTACAACAGTCaagtatgaaaaaaaaaaaaaaaaacaatgttgtATGTTTTACCAATAATGTTCAGAGGTGATTGCACGTCAACCATATTACCATTCTCAATGGTTCCACGGGAACGTTAAACATGCTCTTCCAAGCTAGATGATTCAGAAAACAGTAAACCTTTTCAGGGACGGTTATTTCATGAGTAAAATTTCAATCAGTTGAAAAAATTTCTAATCTAACAGGTGAAGCGTTTACTTGGTCATGTTGATCGATGGGTGAATATGGTTTTTGAATCCGACTTTGAGAAGAGATGCCTACATTGGGAGAGAAGTGAGATTAAGATATTAACAAAAGTTTAACCTTTGTGTATTTTGTCAATATACATATCCCAATAAGTATGCCAATGACTCATTACAAAGGTTGAATGTAAGAACAATAAGTAATAAAATTTGGGAAGGAAAGAAACACAGTGCCATAAGTTGTTCATCACAGACAATGCCTCTATGTCCTTTCAacgtctttatttataaactttgacgtATCCACCTCTATGATCCAATCTTGGATCTCATTCACCTCTGTGCTCAGTTGTCGTATATTGAACCTTGAAAAAAATAGCCTGGATAATCAAAGACTATAATTACATGATTTAAAAACGTGTAACGAGCTGAGTATGGAAATTTGTTCTAACAACGTGCGTACAAGAAATAACCAAAGACGTGTCACAAAGTTTTTTTGAAACAACACAACTCTTCGTGAAAAAATAAGTCAGTTGGCGACTAAAACCATTAGCTGTTATTCAATTACATCAGCCGGAAAAACTTTAGTGGTAACTAAACTCAGTGACGGATCAAGGATTTTTCGTCTGTGGCCCCTGTCACATCACCCCCATATTTTCCCACACACCGCTGGATTTGATCAAAATATGCTTGTTGACCAGATGTGTAAAAATTAGGAATTCCTCTTTCACTTCTCCAGTCAAATAACGAGCGTTAAAGGTAGCGCATTTGGGGGGGCCACATGAATGATATCCAATCAGATTTCATTTATTAAGtaaaattttttttcttttatattttatatagttaAAGGGACTTTAAATTTCACACTGGGGGCGTCATTGTTACTCTAAATCTAtatggcgtgataaagcccctagggacTTGATACCACACCATGCAGTCTAATCAATCGTCCGAACAAAGAATTCAAAGTCCCCCCGCTTCTATGTAGAAATTAAGCCATACGTAACACTTTTAGATTTTACCTTATTGTCACTCTATGTATGGCGCAAGAAGAAGAAATGAGAATAAATGTGTCTAAAACATTTTTGGATGtagaaatattttttttaaaccattGAAATTTGTCAATGAATTTTTGGATGTAAGTAGAAATTGTAATTTTGTGTTTCAtatcataaaaaaaaatatttttaaattacATATAACTTATTTCTTAATCctctttttaaatattttttttctaaatatcAAATAGAATTCGGTTTCTTTTTAAACCTACTGTTCTATTAAATCGTGTTATATCAGTTAAGGGACgggtggcggatctagaaaaaaaaatgttaagGGGTAACGTTTCAAAATTTCTTTTCTATAGGGTAGTGAAATAgaaaaaacgtcaattttttccaaactttacactaccgccggagctACCCCTTGTTATATGGTTTGTCCGCCGTTGTGCAATGTGGTTATTTTACCTTGCTGATCAGACTCAAAATCATAggattattttttaatattataatatctATTTTAGCCATTATTATATATTGTAATTGTTCCTAATCATATAGGAAATGGCcatacatataagttttatttttttaacataagTTAATTAGTATGTCCATTCTGCAGGTAAAAGCAGTTCTATAGGAATCTCTTCCATATCCTTACGACCATCCTTCTTCGCAACATCACCAGCCACAAAAGGTTTTGCGACAATGTCTTCTTGCATCATTTGTCCACCACGACGTTTCAAACCATCACCACGACGACCACGAACATGCATACCTATCACAAAAAGAATAGCTTTGGATATAAAGTTTGATAACATATATCGTATACTAGTAGCcataatatattcatttatatttttttgttaattGTATTTATTTAAGGTGTTTAAGGTATCATTGATTTAGTGTATATGAGATGTTCAATCAAAGTGATAAGAAGATGACTTTTGACCAACAAAAATAAGTTTATCGAACACATGTAAATGTTACACCAAAAATAGAGAAAATGTGAAGAATAAAGTTTCCATGAGTACAAGTTAAAATTTTGGAAATATTCACGAACCTTTATACACTTAGTTTATTATTTTGAGAAATTATCTAAATCCACACACTTTTTAATAGAATTTTTTTATTTACCAGAAGAAAAGAGAATACATTTTATTAACTTTCAAAAACACTCTCAGGACTGCCAGCAGCTAGAAAATTAGTTACATTTCAAAATGTGAAATTTTCCATTTGAaggtgaaaatattttacaaactTATAagtataaagtaaaaaaaaaaaaaaaaaaaaaaaaaaaacttattattTTTACATGTTCACACACTACTACAGAAATAGGTATTTGCTATGGCCAAATTCGTAGCAAATCCGTAGCAAACACCCATTTTGCTACGGATTTGCTACTGATTTCGTTCGTAGCTACAAGTCTCGTCGCTAATTGATTTGCTATGAACTTTAGCTATGGAAATTATATTTGCAACGATTTTAGCTACAAAAAGGGGCGTTGGTATTTTAGCCACGGATTTGCTACGAAAAAGTTTGCTACGGAATTTCGCTATGACTTTTTAGCTACGGAGATTTTTAGCTACGAACTTTTTAGCTACAGAGATTTTTAGCTACGTAATTTTGCGACTGATTTTTTGTTACGAAGAAGTTTTTGCTACAAAATTTTGCTATTAAAGAGTCATCGCTCTTTGATCTTTTAATTATGAATTTGCTACGAAAAAGTTTGCTACGGATTTTGCTACACTCTTTTAGCTACAAATTGGACTATGAAATTTGGCTACAAAATTCACCATAGCTTTGGCTAAAATTCTTTttgcaaaatataaaaataaaattgttaCCTATTTCTGCAAAAGCtataaaattatataatttaatcgtaaatatacatatacacataattcaacccaaaaatatatataattcaatTTTATATAAACCAACAAAACTGTACACATTATTCAAATGAAATACAAAATTATACAAATTATGTAAGTACGATACAAATTGTATTCTCTAATCACAAGTTTGTGTTCATAAATTCTGTAACGTCTAGCAGATCCACATCATACAAAATTACACACCACCCAATTGATGGGTAAAGTTTATGGATATTGATATCTCTTGAACTTTGAGCACAAGTTCCATATGCATCCATCGTTGCCATGCTCATCTAATGAAACTATTTTTACATATAAAAAGTAGCAAATTCATTAGTACTTAACATGTAAATTCTAAATGTAGGAAGAAAAGGATTTGATAAATTTTAATAAGGTGTACCACTATTTTGTGCGAGGCATAC contains the following coding sequences:
- the LOC110920436 gene encoding probable receptor-like protein kinase At2g23200; the encoded protein is MLPALIKHNNYCFVLPDQTCQRLTLAQIKLATNNFDEALVIGHRGFGEVYISLEKFDSVNDIAIKRLDSTSNQGVTEFEAEVKLLSKLRHGNMVPLVGYCNEGNEMVLAYEFMPNGTLEDHLHKGDTELSWLQRLTICIGAAHGLDYLHTGTSTQHGVIHRDVKTSNILLDSNLAARVSDFGLAKVGPINQTRTHLSTLVKETFGYMDPCYFQSGKLTRKSDVYAFGVVLFEECGKQVVDPSLGDDEWSLADWAKHHYKEGRLNEIIEHRLIGQISKKCLKEFAGIDAHCLHDQPKQRPTMAEVVVKLESIMSRERERVRSGVDDGRFINKVRYIFTGKADLMQTRAKGSKSEIRAWYTQKSTDRVTRTFTYGEFVRVRTKWDYHKFFTESGVGLAMYVRERDVGTSELGLKPEELNHPNLVKLLGYWLDEQVLSCVYEEIPGVSLDKLPFGGRARYGFTLLGCTAENSRSSSGAFFLAYKKGHPAYSQIKTSCIMVDEDYNARLWDFEVDNSFVALGSYAFQMDAPYVAPEWFRYQADVKFEGTIIAHQCEDGFGVKSEIYSFGVVLLEILTGMKVYDYDRPVGKQNLVKWATPLLAHEVNLEMILDPQLQDNNHPLKGAFMLAELVSKCLQPTQDERRQ